The Bacteroidota bacterium genomic interval GCGGCACACTTGTATCTGAGATAATCCGCTATGCAGGCGGCTTGCCCGAAGATACGGCAAAAATACTGGTCGGCGGCCCGATGATGGGCAGAGCACTCGGAAAGACAGAAATCCCGATAGGTAAAGAAACCAACGGCATTGTGCTGTTAACAGAAAAAGAAGCGAAACAGATTCGTACCATCAACTGTATGCGCTGCGGACATTGTGTGCAGGTGTGCCCGGTAAACCTACGGCCATATATGCTGGAAGCCATGGTCCGTAACGAACTTATTGAAATGGCAGGCAAGCACCACATCGTTGATTGTATGGAATGCGGATGCTGCCAGTATGCCTGCGGTTCAGGACGGCAGCTGCTGGAAGCACTTCGGGAAGGTAAAAAACAAGTTATGCAATTAAACAGGAAGAAATCATGAATATCCTCCGGTTATCGGGTTCACCTCACATAGCAACACCACAGTCCACCAGGCGGATTATGTGGGATGTTGTATTTGCACTGCTGCCGGCACTCGGTGTCGCGTACTGGTACTTCGGACTGAACGTGCTGTATCTGTCGCTCATCTCAGTTGCCGCCTGTGTCCTGTTTGAATTTCTGATTCAGAAAATATTCCTCCGCGGACCGCTCACCATCACCGACGGTTCGGCCGTCATCACCGGACTGTTACTGGCATTCAATGTGCCGTCTAACCTGCCCTACTGGATGATGATAGTCGGTGCGTTTGTCGCTATCGGCATCGCCAAAATGACCTTTGGCGGACTCGGCAAAAACCCTTTCAATCCTGCCATAGCTGGACGCATCTTTCTACTTATTTCATTCCCTGTAGAAATGACACGCTGGCCCATGCCCTTCCATCATGTGCCCCTTGCTGATGCCATCACCGGTCCTACCGCACTGGGTATATTAAAAGAAGGCAGCGCCCCGGTTACCCAGCTGATGGAAAAAATGCCGACCTACACCGAAATGGCAATAGGCCATATAGGCGGCTCTCTCGGCGAAGTTTCTGCTGTTGCGTTACTACTCGGCGCAGCGTATCTTCTGATACGTAAAGTTATCTCCTGGCATATTCCCTTCGCATTTCTGATTACCGTGGCTGCCTTTACGGGAATACTGTGGTGGAACAATCCGGCAGCCAATGCCGATCCGCTGTTTCATCTGCTGGCAGGAGGTTTGATTCTCGGCGCCTTCTTCATGGCCACCGACCCTTCGTCGTCGCCTATGAATGCCAAAGGCAAACTACTCTTCGGACTGGGCTGCGGAATTATCACGGTGGTTATCCGTGTCTGGGGTTCCTATCCCGAAGGAGTGTCATTTGCTATTCTGATGATGAATGCCGTTGTGCCGCTGATAAATAAAGCATTTACACCAAAACGATTCGGGGAGGTTGTGAACCATGGCTAAACTAAAATCCACCTTTCTGAATATGGTGCTGTCGCTTACGCTGATATCGGCAGTACTGGCGTTCCTGCTCGGCCTTGTATATGTGAAGACCAAAAAGCCCATTGAACAGGCACAGCAAAAAAAGATTGAGAATGCCATCAAATCCGTTTTCGGAGATTATGACTCACTGCAGACCATGCGCCTCAAACCCGACGACGGCAAGGATACCGTAGCCGTATATACGGTGTGGAAAGATTCGGCAGTGGCAGGTACCATGGTCGAAACCTATACCACCCGCGGATACGGAGGCAAGGTGAGTTTACTTACCGCATTCAACGCCGGCGACAGCATTACGGCCATCATTGTTATCGACAACAAAGAAACACCCGGACTGGGCAGCCGCATCGTTGAAAAAACCTTCCTCGAACAGTTCATGAATATCAGTTTCGACAGCCTTCCGGGAAATAAATTCAGCGTGAAAAAAGATGGCGGCAGCATTGACGCACTTACCGGAGCAACGATAAGCTCACGCGCGCTGTGCGATGCCCTGAACCGCGCCAAGAGCATCAAAGACGGTAGCAGCGGACCTCAGGTTTTTCCGGAAACAAAAGACAGTTGCTGCATAAAAGATATAAATATCCTGAAAGAAGCGATGCCGGAGTTTGATAATAATCCGCTTGAGGGGCCCATCAGCAGTAATGGTCTGCAGATATTTGTCGGGATGAAAGGCCCGGTTCCCTGCGGATATGCGGTAAAAACATTTTCCGAAGGTTATAACGGAAACATCTGGCTGCTGGTTGGGTTCAAGGCCGATGGCAGTATTTATAAAATAAATGTACTGAAGCACACAGAAACCAACGGGCGTGGCTCGAGAATATCGGAAGACGACTTCCTGGAACAATTCTACGGATTGAATCCGGACAAAAACAACATCAAGGTCTCTGACGAAGGCGGAGAAATTGATGCCATCACGGCTTCTACCATCAGCTCGGCAGCCTTCTGCAAAGCTATAGACAATGCCTGGAAAGCGCTAAAGAAAGGAGGGCTGAAATGACAAAATTCAAATTCTTCACCAACGGAATACTCAAAGAGAACCCTGCACTGGTGCTGGTACTGGGCGCCTGTCCTACCCTTGCCGTCACCACCACTGCCATGAACGGTCTGGCTATGGGTGCAGCCACCGCCTTTGTATTGCTGTGTTCAAACTTCCTGATTTCATTGCTCAAGAATCTTATTCCCGATAAGGTACGCATTCCTGCATTTATATTAATCATCGCCACTTTTGTTACTATCACCGACCTGATTATGCAGGCTTACACACCCGACCTTCATAAGGCACTGGGCGTATTCATTCCGCTGATTGTGGTGAACTGCATCATTCTCGGTCGTGCCGAAGGTTTTGCCAAAAGCCACAGCGTATTTTCATCGGTACTGGATGCGATAGGCATGGGTATTGGATTCACCATCGCACTGCTCATCATGGGTTGCCTGCGTGAAGTGCTTGGCAGCGGTTCCCTGTTCGGACACAGCTTTGTTGCCGACGGCACCCGCACAGCTCTCATCTTCATTCTTCCTCCGGGAGCCTTTATCACGTATGGTTATCTGATAGCGCTGTTTAATAAAGTCAGACTTAAGACTATAGACAAAAGATAAAAGACAGGAGTCAAGAGTCGAAAGTTTATAAAGTTCATAAAGTTGAAAGACAAAATGCCTCGGTCGTTGAGCTTGTCGAAACTCAAGAGGCAGATTAAGAGTCAAGAGTTGAAAAACAGAAGTCACCATTCTTCGGGAGGATTCAGGGATAAGGGCAATTATTAATTTTTAATTAGGAAAAATACCTGTGAACATATCCCGAGATACCAGTGAACATATCCGGAGATACAAATTAGTATATCGGAAATACCAATGAGGATACTTTGATATACAAATTGGATATTCTGATCAATATAAAACCTTAAAATTGGCGATTGAATAATAGGTAATAGGTAATAAGTAATAGGTAAAAAGCTTTTAGCTTTCACCCTTTAGCCGTAGCCTTTATTTTTCGACTCACGACTCTCGACTTACGACTAATTAAAAAGCATACGTCACGCCGCCAAGCAGGTTGAATCCCTGCGTGGGATAGTTGTTCCACTCCTGGTATTTGGTGGTAAGCAGATTATTTAAATTGAGAAATGCAGACAATATTTTGGTGTAGCGGTATTCTATTCCCAGGCTTACATCGGCATAACCGTTGAGTTTTTTGGGAACCACCGATACCGCTGTGTAGTTCTTTGCCCATACATCCGAACGTCCTGTAATATCGGCATTGATAATAAATTTATCGCCAATATTATACATGAAGGTCAGATAAGCATCAAAAACAGGTTTATGCCAGGGCTTCAGCTCTTTGTCCATGGTATAATTATAGAAATTCCCACCCAGAAGCAGTTTGTATTTATCGTCTTTCTGGTAAGCAAATTCACCGCGGATGTTGATGAGTGAAACATCGTCGGTAATTACGGTGAACATATTTTTATAGATGTTGTTCGTATCGTTTATGAAGAAGGGCATGTCCTTCACGCGGCTGTAAGACGCCACGGCGTTGAAGTTCATGGTACGGCTGATGCTGCTCTTGATACCGCCGAACACATCAAATTTATTATTCGAAAAGCCAACGGGTACTGTTGAGATAACAAAGGGATTTTCGGTGCTGAGCGAACGGAAACTGTTCTTCTGCATATCGCCTTTGATACCGGCAAATACCACCAGGATATTCTTCACAACGTTGAACTGCGCATCCACAATGGGATACAGATGCATCTTAGAGGTTGAAGCCGCTTCCACAGATAAATTCAAACCGGCATGCAGCATAACGCCTTTGAAGGTTGTGCGTATGTATGGCTGCAGCATAATGAGACCGCTGTTACCGTTGGTAAGAGAATCCTGATTAAAATAATAGTCAATGTCGGCATCAACGCCCAGAACCTGCGATTTGGTAATCTTGAACAATCCGAGTTCCTTATTCACATTGCCTTTTATCCTGAAATTATTTTCCGATGCACCATAGCGGTCGTTATAATAATAATAATTCATGCCGATGTCGTGGTTGAACTTCACCGAATCGGGCGGGTAAAGGCTTGTCAGTCTGAAATTGGCAATAACTGCCTGATAGCGCTGTTTGATATCGTTCTTGGAAAGTGTGGAAATGAAATCAGCGGGTTTGTAACCATAATAATGTACCACGTTGCGCTGATAGCCAATGCCACCCGACAGCGTATGCGATGGCAGAAATTTACGGCCGTAGAAGTCCAGCACATTATCGCTGTAACCCTGATAGCCATAGCCTTTCAATTTACCACTTGAGCTCAGGTGTTTGTAATGCGCTCCCATGGAAAACGATTTCGAATAGGTATTGTTGGCAAAGAATTCGCCGTAAGGCGTCGTATACGTACCGAAGCCGCCCTTCGCCAGAAAGCGGTATAATTTGGTAAGCGTCGGTTCCCCTACTTTAGCAGGTTTAATCGGGTCGGGCGTAAATGATGTTTTCATCTGCCGCGGCAGCACGCTGTACGTGACTTTGGGCATGGTCATCACCGTATCTTTGATAACCGGATTTACATTGATTTTAAATGCATCGGAAATAGTAGGCTGATAGGGTGCTATCAGATCCATTTTTGCATTATAACCATTGTCCTGAGGGCTTTGGGCTGTAACAGCTGTAACCGCTGCAAGCATGGATGCCACAAAAATAACTGCCGGTAAATATTTCATATTCTTCAGATTCTTTCTCATGATTGTTCCCTCCTACTTTTGGTCAAAATTTTCGGGTTTAATTTCTTCCTGCTGCTGGCTTTTAATAAGGTCTTCAGCTTTCTTCTGCTCATCGAGCTTTTCCTTTTCAATAATACTGTTCAGTTTCTCCTGCGCTATTAATATCAGGTCGGCGCCTTCGTAATTCTCAATGATGCTCTGCAGAGTGCTTTTTGCCTGTTTGTTGTTGCCAACGGCCAGATAGTTATCGGCAAGCAGAATAAAGCTTTTGGCTACCCAGTAATCGTACGACGGCACCTGATTGATTAAATCAAAGCAGGCTTTTTCCGACTCTGAATACATCCCCAGTTTATACTGTATGGCGGCAAGATTGTATTTTGATTCGGCACCCATTTCGCTTTTGGATGTTTTGGCAACAATACCAAATTCGGTTTGTGCCAGCGCGATGCTGTCAATCAATAAAGCCGAACGCGCAATGGTGATGTGTGCTTCGGCAATCAGCTCTTCCGAAAGCTTATCACCGGCGAGTAACAAACGGGCACCTGCAATGGCATCGGTATATTTCTGAAGATTGTAGTTGCAGCGCATCATCCCGGTAAGGGCAATCAGTGTATTGCTTTTATATTCGGCAATATCGTTCAGGCGGGAATACAGTTCGAGTGCTTCCGCATAATTCTTTTGGGTGTAGCATATCTCCGACGAATTCAGTACCGAGGTTTCGGTGTACTTGCATTTCGGCTTGGCGTTTACGAATTTGTAGTTTGCCAGAGCGTCGGTGATATTTCCGCCGCGGTACTGGCAGTCGGCCAGATAAAAATGAGCATCGGTAAGGAAAATACCGTTCTGAAATTTTCCGATATAATTATTGAATCCTTTGATGGAATTCTCGCAGTCGTTGTTCATATAACGGTTCTCAACAGCAATGTAGGTGATAGAATCCTGGGCTGCATCAGACACATTGGCAAACGGAAGTTCCTTGACATACAGAAAGAATTCTTCCACCTTATCCATGTCAACATACACATTGCGAATGGTAACCAGAGCTTCTTTACTGTCGTTGGTACCCGGAAAATCGGTTACAACTTTCTTCAGTTTCTGCAGCGAAAGATCA includes:
- a CDS encoding RnfABCDGE type electron transport complex subunit D; protein product: MMNILRLSGSPHIATPQSTRRIMWDVVFALLPALGVAYWYFGLNVLYLSLISVAACVLFEFLIQKIFLRGPLTITDGSAVITGLLLAFNVPSNLPYWMMIVGAFVAIGIAKMTFGGLGKNPFNPAIAGRIFLLISFPVEMTRWPMPFHHVPLADAITGPTALGILKEGSAPVTQLMEKMPTYTEMAIGHIGGSLGEVSAVALLLGAAYLLIRKVISWHIPFAFLITVAAFTGILWWNNPAANADPLFHLLAGGLILGAFFMATDPSSSPMNAKGKLLFGLGCGIITVVIRVWGSYPEGVSFAILMMNAVVPLINKAFTPKRFGEVVNHG
- a CDS encoding RnfABCDGE type electron transport complex subunit G — its product is MAKLKSTFLNMVLSLTLISAVLAFLLGLVYVKTKKPIEQAQQKKIENAIKSVFGDYDSLQTMRLKPDDGKDTVAVYTVWKDSAVAGTMVETYTTRGYGGKVSLLTAFNAGDSITAIIVIDNKETPGLGSRIVEKTFLEQFMNISFDSLPGNKFSVKKDGGSIDALTGATISSRALCDALNRAKSIKDGSSGPQVFPETKDSCCIKDINILKEAMPEFDNNPLEGPISSNGLQIFVGMKGPVPCGYAVKTFSEGYNGNIWLLVGFKADGSIYKINVLKHTETNGRGSRISEDDFLEQFYGLNPDKNNIKVSDEGGEIDAITASTISSAAFCKAIDNAWKALKKGGLK
- a CDS encoding electron transport complex subunit E, which translates into the protein MTKFKFFTNGILKENPALVLVLGACPTLAVTTTAMNGLAMGAATAFVLLCSNFLISLLKNLIPDKVRIPAFILIIATFVTITDLIMQAYTPDLHKALGVFIPLIVVNCIILGRAEGFAKSHSVFSSVLDAIGMGIGFTIALLIMGCLREVLGSGSLFGHSFVADGTRTALIFILPPGAFITYGYLIALFNKVRLKTIDKR